Proteins encoded in a region of the Macaca mulatta isolate MMU2019108-1 chromosome X, T2T-MMU8v2.0, whole genome shotgun sequence genome:
- the NEXMIF gene encoding neurite extension and migration factor, whose product MDNQQDKAIVASASGENTLINGVKENDSEDQDVAMKSFAALEAAAPIQPIPVAQKETLMYPRGLLPLPSKKSCMQSPPSPLGLIEAPEHAANSASVNAISLTSGIAKGLNTWSLPNECEKAPFAIVEPAGMSALNGDCLMQPSRTCLGCFMESKDAVDPEPGISLKVGDLNRDYETCAVSDIGIQCINAGENMKYGEQLLSDQLLGFPLHKSRAGDRRETEKPDIDLEDPAQKSYYEALLLDKCNTEEALLANSNQDWGYFETFISESKIELLDLCSKNELSVNLFSEEDVDNYMFDDDESTLGSDVCSLKIRYESFQDNVRDKTTLLMQEDAQFNFFPSVFTTCPKRESKSGALKQSSDFSQFKVPDVSIIWGEEDKNLDKKKGKEEGQEDKGVEKKDGKDNGEKSALNKPCSGTEVEQLKNPKQGHLANCLDTSGNFSDDSSFIEISYDSMGEIRDCSRYMARDTNSGSSSSQQNYGLRAKRKVRYSEDYLYDVDSLEGEKVNERKEWLPVGSKEEDDDEWCPKKRRKVTRKEPPVIIKYIIINRFKGEKNMLVKLGKVDASETTVNLSENQLNKYAKLAPLKGFWQKKKQRNTNTDSIKTPFSQKQSFEPGSFEVSFLPPARKRKSKLGNRHRIQRIPSIEISASSKQISLCNDQRQASNRKEDGGLKGTLKSAPLGAPSCANGSHLNDITGPDSVKVKAQDTEFKGPERKVLNKIKFKSEARLKSKKVKAAGQESKPIVQMSPLLEDQSSKANLKNEVIPGTSNSCHLSEFHEAKAAKNSTFLPTTCSSEMPLSSANVTTNIPVIPGGYLQTLLDASDLSNNTSISYFTHHSPEQNEGSLTQTEKSFVPLQPTQDCVLTSSSDSELQQSSHNFKMESSNYGNVWPNKATPGTQEFMAEVSREIAPTQSSEFGASQVVSMENNLTPTTYNPICLSSGGSNCNKVLYDSVQDTQLPSDDSYQLCHFNNGEICFPFQQGPVNMDDGRLFSFDSMAPLSVSSSNYCSLSLKSCEKDGDDDITDDFLAHCSPKLVIQQSIDEIAPLKESTDLLDISNFTPDKFRHSSLSEMSPPDTPSLSPQITRCESMKTLGTLKGFQEGVPGPLDSVEKIKWDCSTLSRQVQMEDGFTLNNHQFQFHMFNDEDSLSLLQKNPCLSTFNDPSGQNSTNNKVSKSRKKSSPNKSGAMNQSSSQKNTRKKSLKGNNKGIEKPPSKNSRQVPKSTKKGKYMAAINGEKMQIGIGRGGSQTNTISSTGKTLAECIQHGGPMASMKMPSQKGLSGDWALGKESSPGWSDMSMGTNTNSLLDDDQREFQEPSYILSNIASGMADVQRFMMASIEPLWEPMEHHGDPKIFYSSESNSLKLKTLKILAGTPQESKKKINSGSPGATKNHRSIKGVSKSNGKTTIGDPGRANMPGYNEDSCSTFFDKKYSNMSTLGNNGPTHKKLYRHKSSSKALRDEKCKGKHMEREQVHKDESGTASFEKLRDSDYNLLKAETTFWVLPVFEEETCIFQKDI is encoded by the exons ATGGATAACCAACAAGATAAGGCTATTGTTGCCTCAGCCAGCGGAGAAAACACTCTGATTAATGGGGTCAAAGAAAATG aCTCAGAGGACCAGGATGTGGCAATGAAGTCATTTGCAGCTCTAGAAGCTGCTGCACCTATCCAGCCTATACCGGTGGCGCAAAAGGAGACCCTGATGTATCCCAGGGGTCTCCTGCCTCTACCCTCTAAGAAGTCCTGTATGCAGAGCCCACCCTCTCCGTTGGGCCTGATTGAAGCACCCGAACATGCTGCCAATAGTGCTTCTGTGAATGCCATCTCCCTCACATCTGGCATTGCAAAAGGCCTGAACACATGGTCACTTCCCAATGAATGTGAGAAAGCTCCATTTGCCATAGTGGAGCCTGCAGGCATGTCAGCTCTGAATGGGGACTGCCTCATGCAGCCAAGTCGGACTTGCTTAGGCTGCTTCATGGAATCCAAGGATGCAGTAGATCCTGAGCCAGGGATCAGTCTGAAAGTTGGTGATCTAAATAGGGATTATGAAACGTGTGCAGTCTCTGATATAGGGATTCAGTGTATTAATGCtggagaaaatatgaaatatggaGAGCAGCTGCTCTCAGACCAGCTCCTAGGCTTCCCCCTGCATAAATCAAGGGCAGGAGACAGACGAGAAACTGAGAAACCTGACATTGACTTGGAGGATCCAGCTCAGAAAAGCTATTATGAGGCATTACTGTTAGACAAGTGCAATACAGAAGAAGCTTTGCTTGCAAATTCCAATCAGGATTGGGGTTACTTTGAGACTTTCATTAGTGAAAGTAAGATTGAACTTCTTGACCTCTGTTCCAAGAATGAGCTGTCTGTCAACCTATTCTCTGAAGAAGATGTGGATAACTACATGTTTGATGACGATGAATCAACCCTAGGCAGTGATGTCTGCTCCCTGAAAATTCGGTATGAGTCCTTTCAGGACAACGTTCGAGACAAGACTACTCTTTTGATGCAGGAAGATGCCCAATTCAACTTTTTCCCCAGCGTCTTTACTACCTGCCCCAAGCGAGAGTCTAAGAGTGGGGCCCTGAAGCAGAGCAGTGATTTTTCCCAATTCAAGGTCCCTGATGTGAGCATCATCTGGGGGGAGGAAGATAAAAACTTGGACAAGaagaaaggcaaagaggaaggacAGGAAGACAAAGGTGTAGAGAAGAAAGATGGAAAGGATAATGGAGAAAAGTCTGCCTTAAATAAACCATGCAGTGGGACTGAAGTAGAGCAACTTAAGAATCCAAAGCAGGGCCATCTTGCTAATTGCTTGGATACATCAGGGAATTTCAGTGATGATAGTTCCTTCATTGAGATCTCATATGATTCTATGGGTGAGATCAGGGACTGTAGTCGCTATATGGCTCGGGACACTAATTCTGGCAGCTCCTCCTCCCAACAGAACTATGGGCTGCGAGCCAAGAGAAAAGTCAGATACAGTGAAGATTATCTATATGATGTTGACTCACTAgagggtgaaaaagtaaatgaGAGGAAGGAATGGCTGCCAGTTGGTTCCAAAGAGGAAGATGATGATGAATGGTGTcccaaaaagagaagaaaagtaacCCGTAAGGAGCCCCCTGTTATTATCAAATATATCATCATTAATCGCTTTAAAGGTGAGAAGAACATGCTGGTGAAGTTGGGTAAGGTGGATGCCAGTGAGACAACAGTGAATTTGAGTGAGAATCAGCTCAACAAATACGCCAAACTGGCACCCTTGAAAGGCTTCTGGCAAAAGAAGAAGCAGAGAAACACCAACACGGACTCCATCAAGACACCTTTTTCCCAAAAGCAAAGCTTTGAACCAGGTAGCTTTGAGGTGTCATTTCTGCCACCTGCTCGCAAACGAAAATCTAAACTTGGCAACAGGCACAGGATTCAAAGAATCCCATCCATTGAAATTTCAGCAAGTAGTAAACAGATTTCATTATGCAATGATCAGAGGCAAGCTAGTAATCGTAAAGAAGATGGAGGCCTAAAAGGTACACTGAAGTCAGCACCTCTGGGTGCCCCTAGCTGTGCAAATGGATCACATTTAAATGACATCACAGGCCCTGACTCTGTGAAAGTCAAAGCCCAAGACACAGAGTTTAAGGGGCCAGAGAGGAAAGTGCTCaacaaaatcaaatttaaaagtgAAGCTAGGTTAAAATCTAAGAAAGTCAAAGCTGCTGGGCAAGAAAGCAAACCAATTGTTCAAATGAGCCCTCTCTTGGAAGACCAATCCTCCAAGGCTAATTTGAAGAATGAAGTTATTCCTGGGACCTCAAACAGTTGCCATCTGTCTGAATTTCATGAGGCAAAGGCTGCTAAGAATTCCACTTTTCTACCAACGACCTGCTCTTCTGAAATGCCTTTATCATCAGCTAATGTTACCACTAATATACCTGTTATCCCTGGAGGGTATCTGCAGACATTGTTAGATGCTTCTGACTTGTCAAATAACACTAGTATCTCATACTTCACCCACCATTCTCCAGAGCAAAATGAAGGCAGCCTCACTCAAACTGAAAAATCATTTGTACCCCTCCAGCCTACCCAGGACTGTGTGCTTACCTCATCCTCTGACTCTGAGCTGCAGCAGTCATCTCATAACTTCAAAATGGAATCAAGCAACTATGGAAATGTGTGGCCCAACAAGGCTACGCCTGGCACCCAGGAATTCATGGCTGAAGTCTCAAGGGAGATAGCCCCAACCCAATCCAGTGAATTTggagcctcccaagtagtctCCATGGAAAATAACCTCACACCTACAACATACAATCCAATCTGCCTCAGTAGTGGTGGCAGTAATTGCAACAAGGTCCTGTATGACTCCGTGCAAGATACCCAACTCCCATCTGATGACTCTTACCAATTATGTCACTTTAATAATGGAGAAATCTGCTTTCCTTTCCAACAGGGGCCAGTCAATATGGATGATGGTCGGCTCTTTAGCTTTGATTCAATGGCCCCACTCTCTGTCAGCTCAAGTAATTATTGCTCCTTAAGCTTGAAGTCCTGTGAAAAGGATGGCGATGATGATATCACTGATGACTTCCTGGCCCATTGCAGCCCTAAGCTGGTGATCCAGCAAAGCATTGATGAGATAGCACCACTGAAGGAGTCCACTGATCTCCTGGACATATCCAACTTCACCCCTGACAAATTCCGTCACTCTTCCCTTTCAGAGATGTCCCCACCGGACACCCCTAGTCTTTCCCCTCAAATTACCAGATGTGAGAGTATGAAGACACTAGGAACACTGAAGGGGTTCCAAGAGGGTGTCCCAGGACCATTGGACAGTGTGGAAAAAATCAAGTGGGACTGCAGTACCCTTTCACGGCAGGTCCAAATGGAGGATGGATTTACTTTAAATAACCACCAGTTTCAGTTTCATATGTTCAATGATGAGGATTCTCTCAGCCTGCTCCAAAAAAACCCTTGCCTGTCAACATTTAATGATCCATCTGGTCAAAATAGTACCAACAACAAAGTGtcaaaatcaagaaagaaaagttcACCCAACAAGAGTGGGGCTATGAACCAAAGCTCTTCTCAGAAAAACACCAGGAAAAAATCCCTCAAAGGCAACAACAAGGGGATTGAAAAGCCACCTAGCAAAAACTCCCGCCAGGTCCCTAAGTCCACAAAGAAAGGGAAATACATGGCTGCCATCAATggagagaaaatgcaaattgGCATTGGCCGTGGGGGAAGCCAAACCAACACCATATCCTCCACTGGGAAGACATTGGCTGAATGTATCCAACATGGTGGCCCTATGGCCTCTATGAAGATGCCAAGTCAAAAGGGACTTTCTGGAGATTGGGCCTTGGGGAAGGAgagcagcccaggctggagtgatatGAGCATGGGCACCAACACCAACAGCCTTCTGGATGATGACCAACGGGAGTTTCAGGAGCCTTCCTATATCTTGTCCAACATTGCCTCTGGTATGGCAGATGTGCAGAGATTCATGATGGCCTCCATAGAGCCCCTGTGGGAACCCATGGAGCACCATGGGGATCCCAAAATATTCTACTCCTCTGAGTCCAATAGTCTAAaattaaaaaccctcaaaatatTGGCTGGGACACCACAGGAGTCTAAGAAAAAGATCAACAGTGGGTCCCCAGGAGCCACTAAGAATCACAGGTCAATCAAGGGTGTGAGCAAAAGCAATGGGAAAACAACAATAGGTGATCCTGGTCGTGCAAACATGCCTGGTTATAACGAGGACTCTTGCTCTACCTTCTttgataaaaagtatagtaacATGAGCACTTTAGGCAATAACGGACCGACACACAAAAAGCTGTATCGTCACAAATCCAGCTCCAAGGCCCTGAGAGATGAGAAATGTAAGGGAAAGCACATGGAGCGAGAACAGGTCCACAAGGATGAGTCTGGGACAGCTTCTTTTGAAAAACTGAG GGATTCCGACTACAATCTCCTAAAAGCAGAAACAACCTTTTGGGTTTTACCTGTGTTTGAAGAAGAGACTTGCATTTTCCAGAAAGACATTtga